The stretch of DNA TTCTTTCCCCCGTGTCTTTTAAGAGCCTTAAGGCTCTGCTTCAGTGGCTCCAGCCTGCAGCCGCATTCCAGCTGCTGTCCCTACCACGGACAGGGGATGTAAATAGCTCAGAGCTTCCCGCTTGGGATCCTTCTGATTAACAGCGTGGACGCGGCACTTGTGGGGCAGAGGGCTCCTGTCAGAGCCTACCCTGATCCCGACCCAGCTGTTAAAAGCTCTGAGGACTTCTCCTTTGCTTGCAGAGCTGTGAGGAGAAGTCCATCCGGAACACGAGCATCCGTGTGGCCGACTTTGGAAGCGCCACCTTTGACTACGAGCACCACACCACGATCGTGGCCACCCGGCACTACCGTCCCCCCGAAGTGATTCTCGGTGAGCACcgcggggctgcaggaggctctgTCCCACCAGGGAACCGGTGGGAGGAAGCGTGGCGGGGGGGCTGGGAGCACAGAGCTAGCTTGattctctctgcagagctgggctgggcacagccGTGTGATGTCTGGAGTACCGGCTGCATCTTGTTTGAGTACTACCGGGGCTTCACGCTCTTCCAGGTACGACTTGCAAAAGGCATCGTGTTCTTTGGCCAAACTAGAGATTCTTGCTGCCTAAAAAGGCTAGAATTAGGTAAAGGGAGGGGAAATGAAAGACCagaaaaagcaggagaggaagcagagctgggcaggacCTGCACCACTCCTggcttctctcttctcctctctacCTGTTTAAGTGACAGGCTGTTGTCGCCAGCTCTCCAAGCTCTGAAGCAGTGCGctgctgctcttttcctttgcagacCCACGAGAACCGTGAGCATCTGGTCATGATGGAGAAAATCCTTGGGCCCCTTCCCCCTCACATGATCCGCAGAACTCGGTGAGAGCCTGTAACTGCTGCATGGGTAACTGCTGCAGCACGACTGGTTGTGGTGGCTAGTGAGTCAGGCTGCCAGCTGCGTTCGCACACCAGGGCTAACCTCTGTAACCACAGGGACCTTGCTGGAAGTTTGGGTTTTGAGCCTGATCACCAGTTTTAGGGGCAATGGTTCAGCTGCTTATGGAGGGCAGAGTTTATAGTATTAATTGCCATCGAGTCTCACTGGGTGCTGCTCTTCCTCTGCCTATGGGGGTGAGCTCTCCGGTCCAGCCGTACGAACacctttcctcctctccaggaAGCAGAAATACTTCCACAACGGGAACCTGATATGGGATGAGAACACGGCCGAGGGGAGATACGTCCAAGAGAACTGCAAGCCCCTGCGGGTAGGTGGCAGAGGGCAGCTCTGAGGGGGTGCTGGCTGCACTGAGGCTGAACTGCTCCAGGGCTCCCTTCCTGAGATCCACAGGGGTCAGGAAGGGAATTCTCTCTGCTGGGGGCGAGGTCGACAGCCACAGCCTCGCTGTACGTCACAGAACTGGGGGCTGGTGCGTGCTCCCCGTTGTACCGGAGCCTACACCCATCTTGCCTGCCCTGTTTCAGACATACATGCTGCACGACTCGCTGGAACACGTGCAGCTCTTCGACTTGATGAGACGGATGCTTGAGTTTGACCCCTCCCAGAGGATCACTGTTTCAGAAGCCCTCCTCCATCCCTTCTTTGCGGGCCTCTCTGCCGAGGAACGGATGCTGTGCAGTCACAGCACCACCCAGAACCTGAAGAGATGACAGCGGGGGAGGTGACCGGAGCTGGGCTGGTACAAACAGGCTGCCTcacctctgcagctcagctccaccCCTCTGAGTTCAGAGGGGCACCATGACACGAACCCTGGGCAAGGGAGGGGAAGAACAGCTCAGTTGGAAAGCacagatttgtttatttatatgttGTAAAGTTAAATAAAGTGTTTCTTATTGTTTCATACTTCCCTGGTAGGCAGGGTGGAGGGCTCCCTTGCTCCCAGGTCTCTGTTCTGTGCAGAAGGTGaagctgttgaaaaataatcaggaaaggaggcaggcagcaggataCTTTGCTTCAGGGGAGGGCAAAAAGTACGGGGGAGGGGACTGAACTCCCCGGTTGCTGCCCCTGTGCCTCCGAACAGCgtggagcagcaggaaggcttGCTGTGCCTCTGGGGTCAGGCTCGAGCACGCCAGCAGACAAATGAAGAGCTGCACAGGAGTAGCACACATGAATAGTTGCACTTTATTTCAGGGCATCCCCCCGCAGAGGCAGGAATTAGTCATTACAAACATCGGGTCACAAATGGAATACCGAGCGGTGACAGCG from Oxyura jamaicensis isolate SHBP4307 breed ruddy duck chromosome 10, BPBGC_Ojam_1.0, whole genome shotgun sequence encodes:
- the CLK3 gene encoding dual specificity protein kinase CLK3 isoform X2 — protein: MSDWFNFHGHMCIAFELLGKSTFEFLKENNFQPYPLPQIRHMAYQLCHALRFLHDNQLTHTDLKPENILFVNSDYDILYNEKKSCEEKSIRNTSIRVADFGSATFDYEHHTTIVATRHYRPPEVILELGWAQPCDVWSTGCILFEYYRGFTLFQTHENREHLVMMEKILGPLPPHMIRRTRKQKYFHNGNLIWDENTAEGRYVQENCKPLRTYMLHDSLEHVQLFDLMRRMLEFDPSQRITVSEALLHPFFAGLSAEERMLCSHSTTQNLKR